The genomic window GCGAGGCCATCGACGGATGGGTCTACCCCGAGTTCGAGCAGAACTGGAAGCTCTTCGCCCCCAACCCGCTGCAGCAGAACATCGGCGTCCAGGTGCGCGCCGAGGTCGCCGAAGGCGACGGAGCGCGCCGGACCAGCGGGTGGATCGACCTCTCGGCCGAGGACGCGGAGGCCATCCGCGGCAACCTCCTTCCCAGCCATGTGCACCAGAACGAACTCCGCCGCGGCTGGGACTTCTACGCCAACTCCCACACCGACGACAACCGGCCCAACGGCCTGCGCGGCCAGCTCTCCGAGCGCTACGTCCGGCGCATCGTGATGATGCGGCTCGACCACCATGAGCTGGGCGGGAAGGTCGAGCGCATCCAGCTCCGCTCCGTGACCCGCTCCGTGAAGGCTCCGGCGTGGAGCAAGGAGAAGACGGACACCCGGCCGTACTACCGGGTCCTTCCGTGGTGGAAGGTGACCGAGGCGGATCTGCCCCTGGACACGCGGAACGACGGCGCCGGCAACGCGGGAAGCGGTACGGAGGCGGGCAAGTGACTCAGGCCCTCGACAACGAGACCCCCGACCGCGAGAACCGCACAGGCCACGAGCCGCACGCGTCGCACATGGCCCACACGTCGCACGTGCCCCACGAGCCGCACGTGCCCCACGAGCCGCGCCGGCCACGCGACGAGTCCGGCCGCCGGTCCCCGAACCCGGACCGGCGCCTCGCCCACGCCATCCAGCGCGTGACCTCGACCGCGCTCGGCCCGTACCAGAGCGCGGTCGTCCGCGTCGGCTTCTCGGCCACCTGGCTGCTCTTCCTCCTGTGGGAGTTCCCGCACCGCCACGAGCTCTACGGCCCGGAGGGTCCGTGGGGCTGGGACATGGCCCAGCAACTGATCGCCAACAACCACGCCTTCACCGCGCTCATGTGGTCCGACAGTGCGGTGTGGTTCGAGTGCCTGTACGTCATAGCCGTGCTCTCCAGCGCGCTGCTGATGCTGGGCTGGCGCACCCGCGCCATGTCGGTGCTCTTCATGATCGGTGTGCTGTCG from Streptomyces sp. FIT100 includes these protein-coding regions:
- a CDS encoding DUF5819 family protein is translated as MDSYGDEGARREDAPPGDEGARGGIGGIVGLSLPYQAVAAVALALIGLLGCTHLAMVFLHVSPSNTVTKQQGEAIDGWVYPEFEQNWKLFAPNPLQQNIGVQVRAEVAEGDGARRTSGWIDLSAEDAEAIRGNLLPSHVHQNELRRGWDFYANSHTDDNRPNGLRGQLSERYVRRIVMMRLDHHELGGKVERIQLRSVTRSVKAPAWSKEKTDTRPYYRVLPWWKVTEADLPLDTRNDGAGNAGSGTEAGK